A DNA window from Flavisolibacter ginsenosidimutans contains the following coding sequences:
- a CDS encoding glycosyltransferase family 39 protein, with protein sequence MLPLSSLNTQSSRPSFFANANRYRKPLVFLFFLGVLLLGLFIYRDYGISADEGISRTNAVITAKYLVQRFVPAYAKSDSVLASVPNLHQWKDRDYGVAFELPAYLLEKALRLKDPRSIHFLHHLCIFLVFWVGLWFFYLLAKERFNSWKVGLVGAILLLLSPRIFADAFYNSKDLVFMSFFIVSLYTLVRFLKSPNWRLALLHALACAITIDVRIMGILLPLATVAIFVIDAMKNNSNLPMKKRMAALVLYSALLVCIVILFWPFLWEAPLSNFLLAFKNMSKFRWNNEVLYMGHITHAANLPWHYGPVWITITTPVVYTLLFLLGSILIVKNILANRLHLYRNNAQKLDVIFLAFFYLPLAAVIVLHSILYDGWRHLFFLYPAFLLLALRGLVSGYAFLQKKRMTWPLRFATVVFFASLLRTVFFMITAHPYQNVYFSFLPAKTVEKNFERDYWGLSFRKSMEFVMNHDKSDTVYLQSPSTWAEQNSELLKKEDQQRVRWINFDDSVYTAYPKSVYFLTEFRAHPQPFPFPNEIYSQEVHGLKIASVYKIK encoded by the coding sequence ATGCTGCCGCTTTCGTCCTTGAATACACAATCTTCTCGCCCTTCCTTTTTTGCCAATGCCAACCGCTATCGAAAACCGCTTGTTTTTTTATTTTTTCTCGGTGTGCTTTTGCTCGGGCTTTTTATTTATCGCGATTACGGTATCTCGGCGGACGAAGGCATCAGTCGTACCAACGCGGTGATAACGGCCAAATATCTTGTACAGCGTTTTGTTCCTGCTTATGCGAAATCCGATTCGGTGTTGGCCAGCGTGCCAAACCTGCATCAATGGAAAGACAGGGATTACGGTGTGGCGTTTGAGCTGCCGGCTTACCTGTTAGAGAAAGCGCTTCGCCTGAAAGACCCACGAAGCATTCATTTTCTTCATCACCTCTGCATCTTTCTGGTGTTTTGGGTCGGCTTGTGGTTTTTCTATTTGCTGGCAAAGGAGCGGTTCAACAGTTGGAAGGTTGGACTGGTTGGCGCCATCCTCTTGCTTTTAAGCCCGCGCATTTTTGCCGATGCGTTTTACAACTCAAAGGATCTTGTTTTTATGTCCTTTTTCATTGTGAGCCTTTACACGCTGGTAAGGTTTCTAAAAAGCCCCAATTGGCGCCTGGCCTTGCTTCACGCTCTTGCCTGTGCTATTACAATTGACGTTCGCATCATGGGCATTTTGCTCCCGCTGGCCACCGTTGCCATTTTTGTTATTGATGCGATGAAGAACAACAGCAATCTTCCGATGAAAAAAAGAATGGCTGCGCTGGTGCTTTATAGCGCACTGCTTGTTTGCATTGTAATTCTTTTCTGGCCTTTTTTATGGGAAGCCCCGCTTTCTAATTTTTTGCTGGCGTTTAAAAACATGAGCAAATTTCGCTGGAACAACGAAGTGCTTTACATGGGGCACATCACTCATGCGGCCAACCTTCCCTGGCACTACGGCCCGGTGTGGATTACCATTACTACTCCCGTTGTTTATACGCTGCTTTTCCTGTTGGGTTCTATTCTCATTGTAAAAAATATTCTCGCCAACCGGCTGCATTTATACAGGAACAACGCACAGAAACTTGATGTAATTTTTCTTGCTTTCTTTTACCTGCCGCTGGCAGCGGTAATTGTTTTGCACTCCATTTTGTACGACGGTTGGCGACATTTGTTTTTCCTGTACCCGGCCTTTTTGTTGCTGGCCTTACGCGGCCTCGTTAGCGGTTATGCCTTTCTTCAAAAGAAGCGGATGACATGGCCCCTGCGTTTTGCCACCGTGGTTTTTTTTGCAAGCCTGTTGCGTACCGTTTTCTTTATGATTACGGCGCACCCCTACCAGAACGTTTACTTCAGTTTTTTACCGGCGAAGACCGTTGAGAAAAATTTCGAACGCGATTATTGGGGTCTTTCGTTTCGAAAATCAATGGAATTTGTCATGAACCACGACAAGTCGGATACGGTTTACCTGCAATCGCCGAGCACTTGGGCAGAGCAAAACAGCGAACTGCTGAAAAAAGAAGATCAGCAACGCGTCCGGTGGATAAATTTTGATGATTCTGTTTACACCGCTTATCCAAAATCCGTTTATTTTCTCACGGAGTTTCGTGCTCATCCACAGCCCTTCCCCTTTCCCAATGAAATTTATTCCCAGGAAGTGCACGGGCTAAAAATTGCTTCTGTTTACAAAATCAAGTAA